The following proteins are co-located in the Candidatus Methylacidithermus pantelleriae genome:
- a CDS encoding LysM peptidoglycan-binding domain-containing protein, with protein MAGRLSRWESSAREAVVEDQPGEGLGPLRVLTTFVLLVVAHLVAIWLVSSWKWVEQNPWVRRALGVVTPRAGSSASLASSVHGNWKGAASRESFATYRVSSGDTLAGIARKFGVKVEELRELNHLPNGQLRVGERIVLPRGARWQEKLQAPSLQESSGLWVVYTVRRGDTLQKIARKTGCSVRFLMKKNGIQDPRRLSVGQRLWVPKGKKSSPPPTEGNGLSGKGNPATGTPGKKGA; from the coding sequence ATGGCGGGCCGGTTGAGCCGGTGGGAGTCGTCCGCCCGGGAGGCTGTCGTGGAGGACCAGCCAGGCGAGGGGTTGGGCCCCTTGCGGGTGCTAACGACCTTTGTGCTTCTTGTGGTGGCTCATCTGGTAGCGATCTGGCTGGTCTCTTCCTGGAAGTGGGTCGAGCAAAACCCCTGGGTTCGGCGCGCGCTAGGGGTGGTAACACCGAGGGCCGGATCTTCTGCGAGCTTGGCTTCCTCGGTGCATGGGAACTGGAAGGGAGCTGCCAGCCGTGAGTCGTTTGCCACCTACCGGGTCAGTTCTGGGGATACGCTGGCAGGAATTGCGCGCAAGTTCGGAGTCAAAGTGGAGGAGTTACGAGAGCTTAATCACCTTCCCAATGGGCAACTCCGGGTGGGCGAGCGGATTGTATTGCCCAGGGGAGCGCGGTGGCAAGAGAAGTTGCAAGCCCCCTCTTTGCAGGAATCCTCTGGCCTTTGGGTTGTCTACACTGTGCGGCGGGGGGACACGTTGCAGAAAATCGCCCGGAAAACGGGATGTTCGGTGCGGTTTTTAATGAAAAAAAACGGCATCCAGGATCCCCGGAGGCTTTCGGTGGGCCAGAGGCTTTGGGTACCGAAAGGGAAAAAATCGTCTCCTCCACCAACGGAAGGTAACGGGCTTTCGGGGAAAGGGAATCCGGCAACGGGGACACCGGGAAAGAAAGGGGCATAG
- the mraY gene encoding phospho-N-acetylmuramoyl-pentapeptide-transferase, which translates to MLYYLHYWSHSFGPLNVFRYISFRATAAAITSLAFCWIFGPWCIRILRRLKAGQPLRGKEEVHRLAELHSQKKGTPTMGGVLILASVTASSLLWGIPTNRYVLLSLFGLLSLGLVGMADDLAKIRQKAARGIPGRVKLLAQGFVAVVVGLALAWEPETSRNLYRVVVPFVKESTLWDLGWVIWPFLMLVVMGASNAVNLTDGLDGLAVGCSITVAFVYAVFAYVAGRPDFAGYLFVPYVRGGGELAVFCAALLGACMGFLWYNCYPAQVFMGDTGSLAIGGAIGIVSICLCQELLLVIAGGIFVLEALSVLLQVGSFKMTGRRIFAMAPLHHHFELVGWSETTVVVRFWILSLLFSMIALSSLKIR; encoded by the coding sequence TTCCGGTACATCAGCTTCCGGGCCACGGCCGCCGCGATCACCTCGCTTGCCTTCTGCTGGATCTTCGGACCGTGGTGCATCCGGATCTTGCGGCGCTTGAAAGCAGGTCAGCCCTTGCGGGGAAAGGAAGAGGTTCACCGGTTGGCAGAACTCCATAGTCAAAAAAAGGGCACACCGACAATGGGCGGGGTTCTCATTCTAGCCTCTGTTACGGCGAGCTCTCTTCTTTGGGGGATTCCGACCAACCGGTACGTGTTGCTATCGCTCTTTGGGCTTCTTTCCCTGGGACTGGTTGGTATGGCCGATGACTTGGCCAAAATCCGCCAGAAGGCGGCCCGGGGGATCCCGGGTCGTGTGAAACTTCTGGCGCAGGGGTTCGTAGCGGTCGTAGTGGGCTTGGCTTTGGCTTGGGAGCCGGAAACGTCCCGCAACCTCTACCGGGTCGTCGTGCCGTTTGTCAAAGAGAGCACCTTGTGGGATTTGGGATGGGTGATCTGGCCTTTTCTCATGCTGGTCGTCATGGGGGCTTCCAATGCTGTCAACTTGACCGACGGGCTGGATGGCCTGGCCGTAGGCTGCTCGATTACTGTCGCGTTTGTTTACGCGGTTTTTGCCTATGTGGCAGGGCGGCCTGATTTTGCTGGATATCTCTTTGTTCCGTACGTGCGCGGGGGAGGGGAACTGGCGGTTTTTTGCGCAGCGCTTCTCGGGGCATGTATGGGGTTTCTCTGGTACAACTGTTACCCGGCCCAGGTGTTCATGGGGGATACGGGATCGTTGGCGATCGGGGGAGCCATTGGCATCGTCTCCATTTGCTTGTGCCAGGAGCTTCTGCTGGTGATTGCTGGGGGTATTTTTGTCCTGGAAGCGCTTTCAGTACTTCTCCAGGTGGGATCGTTTAAGATGACTGGGCGGCGGATTTTTGCGATGGCCCCCCTGCATCACCACTTCGAACTGGTAGGATGGAGCGAGACGACGGTGGTGGTTCGTTTTTGGATTTTGAGCCTTCTTTTTTCCATGATCGCTCTTTCAAGTTTGAAAATTAGGTGA